The stretch of DNA TTTTTTTACTTAGCGTTAAACACATGTGGATAAATTGCGTATAATTCTAGGGGGGGTAATCTATTACGCACCCTATGTATAATTCCTTTTAGAATTTTTCTGTATCTTTATATTTCGTCTTCTTTGATAATGCTTGTGTGTTCAGGGCACAAAAAATATCAGAGAACCCTATTTGTCGTTCATTGTGCTCGTTCTATCCTTTAGTCTTTAGAGATAAAATATTCATTTTAAACTTATTAAATCAGTCAAAAAAGCGATCTCTTTCCACTAACGATAAGCCAGCATTTAAGTACCCCAAAAGAATGGTAACAGCAAAAACGTATAAAATAGAAGACCTTAATGAAGCCTTAGTTTCGCTTCTTGATGGTAGGGATTTTATGTTGGGTTTGGAAAAAGCCTGTCGGATTATTGGCCATCATTTAGGAGGTGATTATCTTTTTTTGGTCAAAACGAGTGATTCTGTTCCTGAAAAAATGGATTTAGATGTTCACTTGGTACTGATCCATGATGCCAATAGCTGGAAAGTCACCCCCTCTCCTTTCGACGGGATATTAAGCATTGACGCCCCTTCCATTTCCACCTGGGTACAGCGTTACAAAGCTGGTCAAATTATTCTGGGTAGCTTAGCAAATTACAATGGACAAAACAAAGGGTTATTTCAAAGCATGGGTATAGCCCATTTTATACATATTCCCATTCGGGTCGATTGCGTTTCTTGGGGGGTACTGACGATCACCGCCAATTCGCCACAGGAAAATTGGGGTATACCTCAAACGGACTCCGTCAAACCCCTCTTGTTAGCCATTGGTAATTTATTGGCCCGTAAAATGGTAGAGGGCGAATTGAAATCACAACGGGATTATTTGAGAAAATTAATAGACCATATTCCTTCTTTAATTTTTGCCAAAGATGTTAAAGGGCATTTTATAATGGCAAATAAAAGTGTCGCTGAAGTCTACAACACCACGCCCGAAGCTATGATTGGAAGAAAAGATAGCGATTTCAATAATGTGCCTGAAGAAGTTGAAAAATTCGAAAAAGAGGATGTGGCGGTGTTCCAATCACAACAGACCCTGTTTATTCCAACCGAAACCGTAACGCATAATTCAGGAACGATTCGGTATTATCAGACGGTCAAGGTTCCTCTGGCAAACGAAAATGGAGAGGTGACCGAATTGATTGGCATAGCAACTGATATTACCTACCAAAAAGAAATTGAAAAGCGCATCGCCCAAGAAAAGCGTCTTTTAGAAACCATTACAGGAACGACTCCAGATATTATAGCACTGGTTGATATCGAAAAAAAGAAAATCATATACTCCAATCTAAAAGGTGACTTTTTGGGGTATGATTTCAAAAGAATAGCGGACAATTTAGATTTTTTTTTAAAATTAATACATCCTAATGACCATCGTGTAGCGAACACCGATTTTATTGAAAACCTAAAAAAAGCCAAAGAAGAGGAAACCATTGAGGCAGAGTATCGATTGAAGGACAAGGACCAACAATGGAATTGGTTTCATGAAAGGGCAAAAGTTTTTAAGCGAAAGGAAGATGGTTCTTTGTCTCAATACATTGCCTTTCTTCAAAACATTAATGAAAAAAAGAAAAATGAAGCACATTTACTAGAGAGTGAGGCGCTACAAAAGGCTGCCCTTAAGGCGCTTCCCGACTTAAAATTCCGAATCAACAAAGCTGGTGTTTTTATTGATATTTATCCCTCCACATCCCAATTGCCTGGTATCTATGCCGATCCTCAAAAATTCCTCCATAAAAGTATTTATGAAATGATGCCAGCCTACCTCGCCAAAGGAATGGCTTATAATCTCCAAAAGACAATGAGCTCAAAAGAGGTTCAACGTTTTGAATATGCACTACCTGGCGATGGCCAGTTAACGTATTTTGAAGCCAGGTTCAGCGCTATTGATCAGGAAGAAGTGATTATGGTGATTCGAGATATTTCAGAAAGGAAAAAATTTCAGGAGACGCTACAGGAAAAATATAGAGAACTCGACCTGAAAAATCGTCAATTGCAGAAATATATTGACTCTAACATGCAATTGGAAAATTTTGCCTATATCGCCTCACATGACCTGCGTGAGCCCATCAGGACCATGCGCACCTTTGCCCAAATGCTGCAAAAGCGTTATGGGGATCAAATGGACGAAGCAGCTCAGTCTTATCTTGGTTTCATTGTGGATAGTGCCCATAATATGAACCA from Saprospiraceae bacterium encodes:
- a CDS encoding PAS domain-containing protein, with protein sequence MVTAKTYKIEDLNEALVSLLDGRDFMLGLEKACRIIGHHLGGDYLFLVKTSDSVPEKMDLDVHLVLIHDANSWKVTPSPFDGILSIDAPSISTWVQRYKAGQIILGSLANYNGQNKGLFQSMGIAHFIHIPIRVDCVSWGVLTITANSPQENWGIPQTDSVKPLLLAIGNLLARKMVEGELKSQRDYLRKLIDHIPSLIFAKDVKGHFIMANKSVAEVYNTTPEAMIGRKDSDFNNVPEEVEKFEKEDVAVFQSQQTLFIPTETVTHNSGTIRYYQTVKVPLANENGEVTELIGIATDITYQKEIEKRIAQEKRLLETITGTTPDIIALVDIEKKKIIYSNLKGDFLGYDFKRIADNLDFFLKLIHPNDHRVANTDFIENLKKAKEEETIEAEYRLKDKDQQWNWFHERAKVFKRKEDGSLSQYIAFLQNINEKKKNEAHLLESEALQKAALKALPDLKFRINKAGVFIDIYPSTSQLPGIYADPQKFLHKSIYEMMPAYLAKGMAYNLQKTMSSKEVQRFEYALPGDGQLTYFEARFSAIDQEEVIMVIRDISERKKFQETLQEKYRELDLKNRQLQKYIDSNMQLENFAYIASHDLREPIRTMRTFAQMLQKRYGDQMDEAAQSYLGFIVDSAHNMNQLIEDLLTYSRVNTEQLVFESIQPNKVIAEVIQDLDSVIQQKGAIIHFQKVPNRIQGNLTRMKQLFQNLLANAIKFSQLDKPPIIHIEAKDTGLFWQFSVKDNGIGIEEEFFDKIFLLFKKLHSRKDFHGTGIGLALCKTIITQHGGEIWLESVPGKGTTFFFTIRKQL